A single Cryomorphaceae bacterium DNA region contains:
- the gcvH gene encoding glycine cleavage system protein GcvH: protein MNIPEDLKYTKDHEWIRKEGDLYVVGITDFAQGELGDIVYVEVETEGDELDGEEVFGSVEAVKTVSDLFMPMAGEVVEFNAALEDDPEKVNDDPYGEGWMIKIKASNDGDYDSLLDAAGYKEVIGA from the coding sequence ATGAATATCCCAGAGGATTTAAAGTACACCAAAGACCACGAGTGGATCCGCAAAGAAGGAGATCTCTACGTCGTGGGTATTACTGATTTTGCCCAAGGCGAATTGGGGGACATCGTTTACGTTGAAGTGGAAACGGAAGGCGATGAATTGGACGGAGAAGAAGTCTTTGGATCTGTCGAAGCCGTGAAAACCGTATCTGATCTATTCATGCCCATGGCGGGAGAAGTGGTTGAATTCAACGCTGCACTTGAGGATGATCCAGAAAAAGTCAATGACGACCCCTATGGAGAGGGTTGGATGATCAAGATCAAGGCGAGCAATGACGGCGATTACGACAGCCTGTTGGATGCAGCCGGATACAAAGAAGTCATCGGTGCTTAA
- the vanZ gene encoding VanZ family protein, with the protein MILLTSLTPGGDMPRVQFSDKFAHAFVYFVLTILLARAWLKQDHKVVWRNRAFLLAFIVSMVFGIMLELFQHYFIEGRKGEVLDVVANMAGSLFAFPMHRLLKGGSFT; encoded by the coding sequence GTGATCTTGCTCACTAGTTTGACGCCCGGAGGAGATATGCCAAGGGTCCAGTTCTCCGATAAGTTTGCCCACGCATTTGTCTATTTTGTCTTGACCATTCTGCTGGCCCGCGCTTGGCTCAAACAAGATCACAAGGTAGTTTGGCGCAATAGAGCGTTCCTTCTCGCGTTTATTGTGAGCATGGTTTTTGGGATAATGTTGGAGCTCTTTCAGCATTATTTCATCGAAGGCCGGAAAGGAGAAGTCCTAGATGTGGTGGCCAATATGGCGGGCTCGCTCTTCGCTTTTCCCATGCACCGCTTACTCAAAGGAGGAAGCTTTACTTAA
- a CDS encoding TonB family protein: MQQKKNPQADLERSRSIFTLVGLIIALGVVIFAFEWKTYERELMDLGSLDMEIDEEMVPVTIRQKKPPPPPPPPPEVIQVVEDDIEIEDEIEIQDQDFDEEEIIEIIEEPEEEVLEPMNFMVVENKPVFPGCEHLKDSQEQYMCFNQKIAEHIRTVFKYPPIAKDMGIQGKVYVTFVIDQQGAITDATVARSVDKHLDAEAVRIVETLPKMTPAKQRGKSVPVAFTVPINFKLQ; encoded by the coding sequence ATGCAACAGAAGAAAAATCCACAAGCTGATCTAGAACGCTCACGTTCGATCTTTACGCTCGTAGGGTTGATCATCGCCCTTGGGGTCGTGATCTTCGCTTTCGAGTGGAAAACGTACGAGCGCGAGTTGATGGATCTCGGATCTCTCGATATGGAGATCGATGAAGAAATGGTTCCTGTGACCATCCGTCAAAAGAAACCACCACCCCCTCCACCTCCTCCCCCCGAAGTGATTCAAGTCGTTGAAGACGATATTGAAATTGAGGATGAAATCGAGATTCAAGATCAAGACTTCGATGAGGAAGAGATCATTGAAATTATTGAAGAGCCGGAAGAGGAAGTACTGGAGCCCATGAACTTCATGGTTGTAGAAAACAAGCCGGTCTTCCCGGGCTGTGAGCACCTCAAGGATTCACAAGAGCAGTATATGTGCTTTAATCAAAAGATTGCCGAGCACATCCGCACCGTCTTCAAATACCCTCCTATTGCCAAGGATATGGGTATTCAAGGAAAGGTGTACGTCACCTTCGTTATCGATCAACAAGGAGCCATTACAGATGCAACTGTTGCTCGTAGTGTGGATAAGCACCTCGATGCGGAAGCGGTACGAATTGTGGAGACTTTACCAAAAATGACTCCAGCCAAGCAGCGTGGAAAGTCCGTACCGGTTGCCTTTACGGTACCGATTAACTTTAAGCTGCAGTAA
- a CDS encoding TonB family protein, translating to MEVKKSPKADLERHKFVFRLIGLSIALVLMITVFQLKSFSDLPTQDIVERVNPDTEVLPPVVYRSEKAVPEKKKTVEPKKLEPNKPAKRPKKLVAVNKTIQIPDKPWEEVPEIIPGQSKHEVLEAIPFISVEELPVFPGCEGLRGEDRERCFVEMMWNHIQDNFHYPEISREMRTEGKVFVSFVIDAEGKVTQVEAVRGPDKHLKAEGERLLNSMPVMVSPAKQRGKPVPVSYAVPINFQLQ from the coding sequence ATGGAAGTCAAAAAGTCGCCCAAGGCGGATCTCGAACGCCACAAATTTGTGTTCCGGCTCATTGGATTGAGCATTGCCTTAGTCCTGATGATTACCGTTTTTCAGCTCAAGTCCTTTTCCGATTTACCCACCCAGGATATTGTCGAACGGGTGAACCCGGATACGGAGGTTCTGCCGCCCGTGGTTTATCGAAGTGAAAAAGCGGTCCCCGAGAAAAAGAAAACGGTAGAACCCAAGAAGTTGGAGCCTAACAAGCCCGCGAAAAGACCCAAGAAGCTGGTCGCGGTCAACAAGACGATTCAAATACCTGATAAACCTTGGGAAGAGGTGCCTGAAATCATACCTGGTCAGAGCAAACACGAAGTGCTCGAGGCCATTCCCTTTATTTCGGTGGAAGAACTCCCCGTCTTTCCGGGATGCGAAGGACTGCGCGGAGAAGATCGCGAAAGATGCTTTGTAGAAATGATGTGGAATCACATCCAGGACAATTTTCACTATCCTGAGATTTCAAGAGAAATGAGAACGGAAGGCAAGGTCTTTGTCTCCTTTGTCATAGACGCTGAAGGAAAAGTTACACAAGTAGAGGCGGTTCGAGGACCGGATAAACACCTGAAAGCGGAAGGTGAAAGACTTCTAAATTCCATGCCTGTCATGGTTTCTCCTGCCAAGCAGAGGGGGAAGCCGGTGCCGGTTTCTTATGCGGTCCCCATAAATTTTCAGCTACAATAA
- a CDS encoding TonB family protein has product MKKITMIAAACLAFGMYSCMSDPASSSDAEGTDSTQTMEDSTAEGSDEGAMEMDSASAHETEEAADVDQRSAEIHHEVSAEVKDAHMMEGQEIEDEDEIVITMAMADQKPAMPGCEEIVEPADQRACFDEQLAAHIQDEFTYPERDLQQRTMLENNRERGVVEVYFEINELGLIERAKVVRSVNDELDAEALRVIESLPPMEPARANGRAVQVRYVVPISVNLN; this is encoded by the coding sequence ATGAAGAAGATAACCATGATCGCAGCGGCATGCTTGGCATTCGGCATGTACAGCTGTATGAGTGACCCAGCATCCAGTTCAGACGCTGAAGGAACGGACAGCACACAAACGATGGAGGATAGCACGGCTGAAGGTTCAGATGAGGGCGCTATGGAAATGGACTCTGCCTCGGCTCATGAGACCGAAGAAGCGGCGGATGTAGATCAGCGCTCCGCGGAGATTCACCATGAAGTATCTGCTGAAGTAAAAGACGCCCATATGATGGAGGGCCAGGAAATCGAAGATGAAGACGAAATCGTCATCACCATGGCCATGGCCGATCAAAAACCTGCTATGCCAGGTTGCGAAGAAATCGTAGAGCCTGCGGATCAGCGCGCTTGTTTTGACGAGCAATTGGCCGCGCACATCCAAGATGAGTTCACCTACCCGGAGCGCGATCTACAGCAACGCACCATGCTCGAGAATAACCGCGAGCGCGGAGTGGTTGAAGTTTATTTTGAAATCAACGAATTGGGCTTAATCGAGCGCGCCAAGGTCGTTCGCAGTGTGAACGATGAGTTGGATGCAGAAGCTCTTCGCGTGATTGAGAGCTTGCCTCCGATGGAGCCAGCTCGTGCAAATGGTCGGGCTGTTCAGGTACGCTACGTCGTGCCGATCAGCGTGAACTTGAATTAA
- the deoC gene encoding deoxyribose-phosphate aldolase, whose amino-acid sequence MKYTADGGISIDRIGLEERAKRFQTRSIKKAAKVDGLKTVLSMVDLTTLEGKDTPAKVKQLCYKAQHLHDSYEDLPNVAAVCVYPTLVRVAREALGDSGINVAAVATYFPSGQSSLQVKLDDTRYAVDEGANEIDMVISRGKFLSGEYSYIFDEIAAVKEACGEAHLKVILEVGELDTYDDVRLASDIAIDAGADFIKTSTGKIPKAASIPVTLVMLYAIRDHYLKTGKRIGMKPAGGISNSKLALHYLVMVKETLGADWLTPDLFRFGASSLANDVLMQLEKQRTGNYQSMNYFSID is encoded by the coding sequence ATGAAATACACCGCGGACGGCGGCATAAGCATTGATCGCATCGGGCTGGAAGAACGCGCTAAGCGCTTCCAGACCCGGAGCATCAAAAAAGCAGCGAAGGTCGATGGGCTCAAGACAGTCCTTTCGATGGTCGATTTAACCACGCTTGAAGGAAAGGATACCCCAGCGAAGGTCAAGCAACTGTGCTATAAGGCGCAGCACCTGCATGATTCGTACGAGGACTTGCCCAACGTGGCGGCCGTCTGTGTTTATCCGACGCTCGTCCGCGTGGCGCGCGAAGCCTTGGGCGATAGCGGAATTAATGTGGCCGCAGTAGCGACCTATTTTCCGAGCGGTCAAAGCAGCCTCCAGGTGAAGCTCGACGATACCCGATATGCGGTAGATGAGGGCGCCAACGAAATCGACATGGTCATCAGCCGAGGGAAGTTTCTCTCGGGGGAGTACAGCTATATTTTCGATGAGATCGCGGCGGTCAAAGAAGCCTGCGGCGAAGCTCATTTGAAGGTCATCCTCGAAGTAGGGGAATTGGACACCTACGACGACGTACGCTTGGCTTCGGATATTGCCATCGACGCTGGTGCCGATTTCATCAAGACCAGTACGGGAAAGATTCCCAAGGCGGCTTCCATTCCGGTAACCCTGGTCATGTTGTACGCCATTCGCGACCACTATTTGAAGACAGGTAAGCGCATCGGGATGAAGCCCGCGGGCGGTATCAGTAACAGCAAATTGGCCTTGCATTACCTGGTGATGGTCAAGGAGACCTTGGGCGCCGATTGGCTGACCCCTGACCTGTTCCGCTTTGGAGCCAGCTCCTTGGCAAACGACGTGCTCATGCAGCTGGAAAAACAGCGCACGGGCAACTATCAGAGTATGAATTACTTCAGCATCGACTGA
- a CDS encoding aldehyde dehydrogenase family protein: MVDENAFDFHSGWAYEPAPESSDHVHVADRYELFIDGEFSAPTARSYFPTINPATEEALSEIASADASDVDRAVASARRAFPSWSGMPGKERAKYLFRLARMIQERSREFAVIESLDGGKSIRESRDIDIPLVAQHFFYYAGWADKLDYAFPRGAEAIGVCGQIIPWNFPLLMAAWKLAPALAAGNTVVLKPAETTSLTALKLAELVADCDFPKGVVNIVTGAGETGAALVNHPDVDKIAFTGSTEVGKIIQRAVAGTNKKLTLELGGKAAHIICRDAAIDQAVEGIVNGIFFNQGHVCCAGSRLFVQEAVADEVVAKLKMRMESLIVGDPLDKNTDIGAINSAGQLKTIQEYLAIGRSEGAEVYTPEIALPKKGYWCAPTLFLETAQSHRIVQEEIFGPVLAIQTFRSLDEVVTKANNTPYGLSAGVWTQKGAKIFELTSKMKAGVVWANTYNKFDAASPFGGYKESGFGREGGLQGLQSYVK, encoded by the coding sequence ATGGTGGACGAAAACGCATTTGATTTTCACAGTGGCTGGGCCTACGAGCCCGCGCCGGAAAGCAGTGATCACGTACACGTTGCGGATCGCTATGAACTCTTTATAGACGGTGAGTTTTCTGCGCCTACGGCGCGATCCTATTTTCCCACAATCAATCCAGCTACAGAGGAAGCCTTGAGCGAAATTGCCTCGGCGGACGCTTCGGACGTGGATCGCGCTGTGGCATCGGCCCGTAGGGCCTTTCCTTCATGGAGCGGTATGCCCGGAAAGGAACGAGCCAAGTACCTGTTCCGTTTGGCGCGTATGATACAGGAGCGCTCGCGGGAATTTGCGGTCATCGAAAGCTTGGATGGTGGAAAGTCGATTCGGGAGAGTCGCGACATCGATATTCCGCTCGTGGCGCAGCATTTTTTCTACTACGCCGGGTGGGCCGATAAGCTCGATTATGCTTTTCCGCGCGGTGCGGAGGCGATTGGCGTTTGCGGACAAATTATCCCGTGGAACTTCCCGCTGCTCATGGCGGCGTGGAAACTCGCTCCAGCACTAGCGGCTGGAAATACGGTGGTCTTAAAGCCGGCGGAAACGACTTCGCTGACCGCCTTGAAGCTCGCCGAACTCGTCGCAGACTGTGATTTCCCGAAAGGGGTGGTCAACATCGTTACGGGCGCAGGAGAAACAGGTGCGGCATTGGTCAATCATCCGGATGTGGATAAGATTGCCTTCACGGGCTCCACGGAAGTGGGCAAGATCATTCAGCGCGCCGTGGCGGGGACCAACAAGAAATTAACCTTGGAGTTGGGCGGGAAAGCCGCTCATATTATTTGTCGGGATGCGGCCATTGATCAGGCCGTGGAGGGCATTGTCAATGGGATCTTCTTCAACCAAGGACATGTCTGCTGCGCGGGATCACGCTTGTTTGTGCAGGAGGCCGTAGCTGATGAGGTGGTCGCCAAGCTCAAGATGCGCATGGAAAGCCTCATCGTCGGTGACCCTCTGGACAAGAATACGGACATCGGGGCCATCAACAGCGCCGGACAGCTCAAAACCATTCAAGAGTATTTGGCCATCGGCCGATCGGAAGGAGCAGAGGTTTATACGCCTGAAATAGCCCTTCCGAAGAAAGGATATTGGTGCGCGCCAACCCTCTTTTTGGAGACCGCGCAAAGCCACCGCATCGTCCAGGAAGAAATTTTTGGACCGGTGCTCGCCATCCAGACTTTCCGCTCTTTGGACGAGGTCGTCACCAAGGCGAACAATACGCCCTATGGCCTGAGCGCTGGGGTATGGACTCAGAAGGGAGCCAAGATTTTCGAACTGACGAGTAAAATGAAGGCCGGAGTTGTTTGGGCGAACACCTACAACAAGTTCGATGCGGCCAGTCCGTTTGGGGGTTATAAGGAAAGCGGCTTCGGTCGCGAGGGTGGCCTTCAGGGCCTGCAATCTTATGTGAAGTGA
- a CDS encoding aldehyde dehydrogenase family protein encodes MSRLDVQKTYKLYIGGAFPRTESGRYFKLEHKGQLVANLCQGSRKDFRNAVVAARKAQNSWAARTGYNRGQILYRVAEMLEGRAAQFIAELGAVGVSETDARDEVMAAIDAWVYYAGWCDKYQQLASSVNPVASPHFNFTVPEPTGVVAAVAPVDKGLLGLTRTLAPIMASGNTAVVLAAENFGHVAISLAEVIHSSDVPSGVVNLLTGHAAELLPHMSSHMDVNALAVENPGEEERTAAAQNVKRVLALRADDGLENITDFVEYKTTWHPIGA; translated from the coding sequence ATGAGCAGACTCGACGTACAAAAGACCTACAAGCTCTACATCGGTGGAGCCTTTCCTCGGACTGAAAGCGGACGATATTTCAAGCTTGAACACAAGGGCCAGCTCGTGGCAAACCTCTGTCAGGGATCGCGAAAAGATTTTCGAAATGCCGTAGTCGCGGCGCGTAAAGCACAGAATTCTTGGGCGGCTCGAACGGGATACAATCGCGGCCAAATCCTGTACCGCGTGGCCGAAATGCTCGAAGGACGTGCGGCTCAGTTCATCGCCGAACTCGGCGCCGTTGGGGTTTCAGAAACAGACGCCCGCGATGAAGTCATGGCCGCCATCGATGCCTGGGTGTACTACGCCGGCTGGTGCGACAAATATCAACAGCTGGCGAGTTCGGTCAACCCTGTTGCCTCACCGCATTTCAACTTTACCGTACCGGAGCCGACCGGCGTAGTAGCCGCTGTAGCTCCGGTGGACAAGGGACTCCTCGGGTTGACCCGTACCCTGGCCCCGATCATGGCCAGCGGTAATACCGCAGTCGTTTTGGCGGCAGAAAACTTCGGACACGTGGCCATTTCACTGGCCGAAGTCATCCACAGCAGCGATGTCCCAAGCGGGGTCGTAAACCTCCTGACCGGGCATGCCGCCGAGCTCTTGCCGCACATGAGCAGTCACATGGACGTCAACGCACTTGCCGTAGAAAATCCCGGTGAGGAAGAGCGCACTGCGGCAGCGCAAAATGTAAAGCGTGTCTTGGCCCTACGGGCCGATGATGGGCTCGAGAACATCACTGATTTTGTCGAGTACAAAACCACCTGGCATCCTATTGGGGCTTGA
- the cysQ gene encoding 3'(2'),5'-bisphosphate nucleotidase CysQ: MNMDHLVSLSIEASIAAGKEILDVYGTEFSVDIKDDSSPLTEADRRSHLKIMEYLKDTDYPILSEEGDLADYSKRADWHTFWLVDPLDGTKEFIKRNGEFTVNIALVREGVPILGVIYVPVTDTLYVGAEGIGAYKAEQGHKIHTIQALRADGQALPIPNDGPFTVVGSRSHMSPETEAFMAELEKEHGAIEILSRGSSLKLCMVAEGSAQVYPRFAPTMEWDTGAGHGIALHAGCEVVRHDTGAPLTYNKENLLNPWFIVRRK; this comes from the coding sequence ATGAACATGGATCATCTTGTATCCCTCAGCATAGAGGCCAGCATCGCGGCCGGAAAAGAAATTCTCGACGTCTACGGCACCGAGTTCTCGGTTGACATCAAAGACGACAGCAGTCCCCTTACGGAAGCGGATCGCCGAAGCCACCTCAAAATCATGGAGTATCTGAAGGATACCGATTATCCGATCCTCAGCGAGGAAGGAGATTTGGCGGACTACAGCAAGCGCGCCGATTGGCACACCTTCTGGCTGGTCGATCCATTGGACGGAACCAAGGAATTCATCAAGCGAAACGGAGAGTTCACGGTGAACATCGCCCTCGTTCGTGAAGGCGTTCCCATCCTCGGAGTGATCTACGTTCCAGTAACCGACACGTTGTACGTCGGAGCGGAAGGCATTGGCGCTTATAAGGCGGAACAAGGTCATAAAATTCATACGATTCAGGCCCTACGGGCCGATGGCCAAGCACTACCCATTCCCAACGATGGTCCCTTCACCGTGGTGGGAAGCCGGAGTCATATGAGCCCAGAAACAGAGGCGTTTATGGCGGAATTGGAAAAAGAGCACGGGGCCATTGAAATTCTGAGCCGAGGAAGCTCGCTCAAATTGTGCATGGTAGCCGAAGGTTCAGCGCAAGTCTACCCGCGCTTTGCACCCACCATGGAATGGGATACGGGAGCTGGACATGGAATTGCCCTGCACGCGGGATGTGAAGTGGTTCGGCACGACACCGGCGCTCCTCTGACCTACAACAAAGAGAACCTCTTGAATCCTTGGTTTATCGTTCGCCGGAAGTAA
- a CDS encoding SLC13 family permease: protein MIPAEYHIYIVSITLAGLIIALFRRGNRTALTFFIAVLMLIVTGVLTTDQFLKGFGNRQIAIIFVLIFITGALRDHFNLLGLLDRPFRGAKTQSGMLLRMSAIVALGSSFLNNTPVVALMIPYVSDWCKKRGIAPSQLLIPLSYSAILGGMITIIGTSTNLVLNGFLEQSGEPLFSFFDFLIPGFLVTIGGIIFMLFAGPRLLPQREDVLDQLSDPTRDYVVETKVRSGSRLIGKSVQDAGLRNLSGVFLVEIVRDERVITPVEPEEVIEEGDSLLFVGETERVVDLTEGMPGLEMSKHADFEDAEGRNIIEAVIPANSSLIGSTVKQVNFRERYQAGILAIHRNGERVSGKIGEMRFQAGDLLLLSTGKSFARNEFRFNNLYIVKRIKNPSVKKAPPKRVFVGVVALVGIAGIFGYVNLFMATLIMLAALLVLGFVNVDGMKKEMDVKLLLILVSALALGRAMIESGAADALGGWIGSALSGGGPIVISIALFVLTFVLTSFITNAAAVSIAFPIAYSLGAVAGPDVAVGYYMTIAFAASCAFLTPMGYQTNLMVMGPGGYQFKDFLRIGGPLSFLYALISLTFVWIHYGWL from the coding sequence ATGATTCCGGCCGAGTATCATATCTACATCGTTTCCATCACGCTGGCTGGGCTCATTATTGCCCTATTCCGGAGAGGGAATCGAACGGCGTTGACCTTCTTCATCGCGGTCCTGATGCTCATTGTGACCGGGGTATTGACCACGGATCAATTTCTCAAAGGCTTTGGCAACCGGCAAATCGCCATCATCTTCGTTTTGATCTTCATCACGGGTGCTCTGCGCGATCACTTCAACTTGCTAGGCTTGCTGGACCGGCCTTTTCGAGGGGCCAAGACCCAAAGTGGGATGCTCCTGCGCATGTCCGCAATTGTGGCCTTGGGCTCGAGCTTCTTAAACAATACCCCAGTAGTAGCACTCATGATTCCCTATGTGAGCGACTGGTGTAAAAAAAGAGGTATTGCACCTTCACAGCTGCTCATTCCACTGAGTTACTCGGCCATACTGGGTGGGATGATCACCATCATTGGAACCTCCACTAACTTAGTTCTGAATGGTTTCTTGGAGCAGAGTGGAGAGCCTTTGTTTAGCTTCTTTGATTTCTTAATTCCGGGATTTCTGGTCACTATCGGTGGAATAATATTCATGCTCTTTGCGGGACCACGTCTTTTGCCGCAGCGGGAAGATGTACTGGACCAGCTTTCTGATCCTACGCGGGACTATGTGGTTGAAACGAAGGTGCGTTCAGGGTCACGCTTGATTGGAAAAAGTGTTCAAGACGCCGGCTTGCGGAACTTGAGCGGCGTGTTCTTGGTGGAAATCGTCCGGGATGAACGAGTTATTACCCCAGTTGAACCAGAAGAAGTGATTGAAGAAGGAGACTCGCTGCTTTTTGTTGGGGAAACGGAGCGCGTCGTTGACTTGACGGAGGGCATGCCCGGCTTAGAAATGAGCAAGCATGCGGATTTCGAAGATGCGGAAGGACGAAACATCATTGAAGCCGTTATCCCGGCCAACTCCTCTTTGATTGGATCTACGGTGAAGCAAGTCAATTTTAGAGAGCGATATCAAGCGGGAATCTTGGCCATTCATCGAAATGGAGAACGCGTCAGCGGGAAGATTGGAGAAATGCGATTTCAGGCGGGTGACCTGCTACTGCTTTCCACAGGTAAGAGCTTTGCCCGGAATGAGTTCCGATTCAATAACCTGTACATCGTCAAGCGCATCAAGAATCCATCCGTGAAAAAGGCACCGCCTAAAAGGGTTTTTGTAGGTGTAGTGGCCTTGGTCGGTATTGCCGGAATCTTCGGATATGTGAACCTCTTCATGGCCACGCTGATCATGTTGGCGGCGCTCCTGGTCCTCGGTTTTGTTAACGTCGATGGCATGAAAAAAGAAATGGATGTCAAGCTCTTGCTGATTCTGGTGAGTGCTTTGGCCTTAGGCCGCGCCATGATTGAAAGTGGAGCGGCAGATGCTCTCGGCGGTTGGATTGGAAGCGCCCTTTCTGGGGGAGGTCCCATTGTGATCAGCATCGCCTTGTTTGTTTTGACCTTTGTCTTGACCAGCTTTATCACTAATGCGGCAGCGGTATCGATTGCGTTTCCGATTGCTTATTCTTTAGGAGCAGTCGCAGGGCCTGATGTGGCCGTTGGATACTACATGACCATTGCCTTTGCGGCCAGCTGCGCCTTTCTCACTCCGATGGGCTATCAAACGAATTTAATGGTCATGGGGCCAGGTGGATATCAGTTCAAGGACTTTCTTCGGATCGGAGGTCCGCTATCTTTCCTTTACGCGCTTATTTCACTTACATTTGTTTGGATTCATTACGGCTGGTTATGA
- the cysC gene encoding adenylyl-sulfate kinase, with amino-acid sequence MSEKLHIIPHDHKISKETRSQSLGQRPCVVWFTGLSGSGKSTVANAVEQELAAHGFHTYLLDGDNVRSGLNGDLDFTEEGRVENIRRLGELSKLMVDAGLIVLTAFISPFRADRASVREKLAEGEMVEVHVDVPLEVAESRDPKGLYKKARAGEISNFTGISSPFEVPENPEIRIDTDKDDIEENVRQVLEVLLPKITLSDA; translated from the coding sequence ATGAGCGAAAAACTTCACATCATTCCACATGATCACAAGATCTCCAAGGAGACGCGAAGTCAATCTTTGGGCCAGCGACCTTGTGTTGTTTGGTTTACAGGCCTTTCCGGCTCAGGTAAGTCAACGGTAGCCAACGCTGTAGAGCAAGAACTCGCTGCGCACGGATTTCATACCTACTTATTGGACGGCGACAACGTCCGTTCGGGACTGAATGGAGACCTTGATTTTACCGAGGAGGGTCGCGTAGAGAATATTCGTCGACTTGGCGAACTCAGCAAGCTCATGGTCGATGCTGGACTCATAGTGCTGACGGCCTTCATTTCACCCTTCCGGGCCGATCGCGCCAGTGTTCGCGAGAAATTGGCGGAGGGAGAAATGGTTGAGGTACATGTAGATGTGCCGCTGGAGGTGGCTGAATCCCGCGACCCAAAAGGATTGTATAAGAAAGCACGGGCAGGTGAAATTTCCAATTTTACAGGAATCAGCAGCCCGTTTGAAGTGCCGGAGAACCCGGAGATAAGAATAGATACGGATAAAGACGATATAGAAGAGAACGTCCGGCAGGTACTGGAAGTCCTTCTCCCTAAAATCACCCTTAGCGATGCATAG
- the cysD gene encoding sulfate adenylyltransferase subunit CysD, producing the protein MHRYYLKHLRELEAESIYVIREVYAQFNNPCLLFSGGKDSIILTHLAKKAFWPARVPFPLVHIDTGHNFPETIEFRDALVEKLGAQLVVGSVQKAIDEGKASEEKGADASRNAAQIPALLEAIEANKFDGAMGGARRDEEKARAKERFFSHRDEFGQWDPKNQRPELWNLFNGKKSYGEHFRVFPISNWTEMDVWQYILLENIEIPSLYFAHERDVILRDGQYLSDSEFLNKKDGEVAERKQVRFRTMGDLTITGAVESDADTLEKIIEEVASTRVTERGGRADDKRSESAMEDRKKQGYF; encoded by the coding sequence ATGCATAGATATTATCTGAAACACCTCCGCGAACTGGAGGCCGAGTCCATTTACGTGATTCGTGAGGTGTATGCCCAATTCAACAACCCTTGTCTGCTGTTTTCTGGCGGAAAGGACAGCATCATTTTGACCCACTTGGCCAAGAAGGCTTTTTGGCCCGCACGTGTACCCTTTCCTTTGGTGCACATCGATACGGGTCACAACTTCCCCGAAACCATTGAGTTTAGAGATGCTCTCGTTGAAAAACTAGGGGCTCAGCTCGTGGTTGGTTCGGTACAAAAGGCCATTGATGAAGGAAAGGCTTCTGAAGAAAAAGGGGCGGATGCAAGCCGGAATGCGGCCCAGATTCCTGCGCTTCTAGAGGCCATTGAGGCCAACAAGTTTGACGGCGCAATGGGAGGTGCCCGTCGAGATGAAGAAAAAGCTCGTGCTAAGGAGCGCTTCTTTAGCCACCGCGATGAGTTTGGTCAGTGGGATCCCAAGAACCAGCGCCCCGAGCTTTGGAACCTCTTCAATGGAAAGAAAAGCTACGGTGAGCACTTCCGGGTGTTCCCTATTTCGAACTGGACAGAAATGGATGTTTGGCAGTATATTCTCTTGGAGAACATCGAAATCCCAAGCCTGTACTTTGCCCATGAGCGCGATGTGATTTTGCGCGATGGCCAGTACCTGAGTGATTCGGAGTTCTTGAACAAGAAGGACGGTGAAGTGGCCGAGCGCAAACAAGTGCGTTTCCGCACGATGGGCGATTTGACCATTACGGGAGCCGTAGAGTCCGATGCGGATACCTTGGAGAAAATCATTGAAGAAGTAGCCTCAACTCGAGTCACGGAACGCGGGGGACGCGCGGATGACAAGCGTAGTGAGTCTGCGATGGAGGACCGGAAAAAACAAGGGTACTTCTAG